In Phocoena phocoena chromosome 3, mPhoPho1.1, whole genome shotgun sequence, a single window of DNA contains:
- the LOC136120147 gene encoding annexin-2 receptor-like, protein MEPNFPRCMREAWDSAEESQEPEMLQILSLADPEEWQLPFYPTLGQLSGDDEDFNGEQLSTACGRLHPHCPKHRPRAQSTCRLGAGQPAPDKTPTTRQEPQSPSGGGAAAHPQSFPGRVLRHREPNIWNPRPLTAGTLPEHRPPPGLERHHRTSQGWWPRTYTQWPGRPWAASPAAFGPRSPHLR, encoded by the coding sequence ATGGAGCCGAACTTCCCCCGCTGCATGCGCGAGGCCTGGGATTCCGCAGAGGAGTCCCAGGAACCAGAGATGCTGCAAATCTTGAGCTTAGCGGACCCTGAGGAATGGCAGCTCCCTTTCTATCCTACGCTGGGCCAGCTCTCCGGGGACGACGAGGACTTCAATGGGGAACAACTTTCTACCGCCTGCGGGCGTCTGCACCCACACTGCCCGAAACACCGACCCCGAGCGCAGAGCACCTGCAGGCTGGGCGCTGGGCAGCCCGCCCCGGACAAGACGCCCACGACCCGCCAGGAGCCACAATCGCCCTCAGGAGGTGGGGCCGCCGCCCACCCGCAAAGCTTCCCTGGGCGGGTCTTGCGGCATCGGGAACCCAACATCTGGAACCCGCGACCTCTGACCGCGGGGACCCTTCCGGAGCATCGCCCTCCTCCTGGCCTGGAGAGACACCACCGGACGTCCCAAGGCTGGTGGCCGCGGACCTACACGCAGTGGCCGGGAAGACCCTGGGCTGCCTCTCCCGCCGCCTTTGGACCCAGGAGCCCTCATCTCCGCTGA